TCCAACTctgctgttattttcttttttcattttatagcCACTACTAAGTATAAATTTAAACGTAGACTAGTTGCCATGTGCAGGTTTGCCACCCCGAAAACCCTCTGTGACACTTTGTGTTTGTCTCCTGTCTTTCGTGTAGTCCAAAAGCAGCCTCGATGGTTTAGATGACAAGGAAACCCAGCCGCCGCTGCCACCCAAAGCTGATAGGTACAACCAGCTTAAAAGCCAGATGACCTCCAGTGAAGGTAAGAACCACAGAAACACAGCCCTGActccctctcgctctctttctcctGTCAGTCATCATCAATCCAAGTTCTTGTTCTTGTCACGGTTGCACCAAACAGCAATTCCCAGAACTTCCTCTGTAGATCACTAGTGTCCTGGTTTGGGAGCAGGCTCTAGATTAGCCTGATGAATGTCCCTCCCAGCGGCAGGTTGATGGCCTTTTTCACGCCTGGCCAGAAAATCAGCCGTGATTTGCGGTGAGAAGGCAAGCTCTGCTCTGTGAATCAGCACCAGATTTGTGGTACGATTTCAGGGTGAAGCATTACAACGTAAATCACCACCTTTTTTCGGGTAGGGGTGGGGTAAAATGGCAACTGAAAAATGCCTTTTGAAAACCATCCGTATAAACGAGGAACCTACTGTGGAGGTAGTTTTACAGCTAAGGATTTTAGCCTCCATTCAGCAGTATGAAATGGTTTATAGTAGTGTTAAGGGCAGGTTTCTTCCTCGGATCTCCAGTGTCATGGTGCATTATGTCAGGGACTGAAAACTTTCTGCTCTTCCAAAGAGCACTACTGCTGCCTGGTGGTACTTCAGGTCACTGCGCCCGGTCTAGCGTCACCACGCCTTTTGAGGCAATTTTCTGAACTCATAACCTGTGGACACAGGTGTTCTTTGCGTGTTTCTCCAAAAAGATTCAGGGATCACCGCTGAGACATGGCTGCCTGCTAAAAGCACCTTCTTTAAATGCATTTGGGTTTTGCATTTTACTCAAGAAGAGTGTTGTTTTTCAGTGATGGGCAGTTGGCTGTTGCTGGACTCAGATGTGTTAAATATTAGTTACAGAACTGATTCTTCCCATCTGGCTCCCCTGCTATTCCAGTTAGTTTTGTTGTGTAGAAACTGTGATTGTGTGGTTTTGCAGAACTCTACAGCTTCTTATCTCTTGTCCTTATATACTATAATGTGTTGTTGCTTTAATCTGTAGTTTTTTAACACAGGGTTTATATTGTTTGTATTGTAGAGAGTTCCCTGTCTGGTAAGACCCACCCATCCACTCCAGCCATGTACAAATTCAGGCCATCCTTTGGCACCATGCCCAAAGTCCACTACCACACTACAGAGGAGAAGGTAACGCATTAATGTTATTATGTATTATACATATTTGTGAAACAATGAACAGTGAGTCATCGTAAAGTGCCAAAAGGCTCAGATGTTATTTTAACATTTGCCCCTCAGATTGTCATATCTGATGACCGGAAGCCCTCAGCCATCCTGGAAGAAGGTGTCCGTGGTCATGACTATCGATCTGAGCCGAACCTGGACCTGCCTGAATATGCTAATGCTCCCCTCCACCGCACGTTTCAGTCCTCGCCCCTCCAGCTGGATTCAGACCCCATCAACTCCCGCTCTCTCAGCCTAAAGCAGGGTCATGGCCGGCCAGAGAAGGGCCAGCTCCCAGCACTGGAGCCACGGACAGTCACTTCAACCCCCTACAAGAGTGTCTTCTCTCCCAATAATCTCTCCAACCGCAATGGTAGTCTATCCTATGACAGCCTGCTCAACCCCAGCATTTCCCCAGCTACTGCCAGTGAGTGCATGGCCCACCGTGGTGTTCCCTCTGTGGGGTTCCACTCACCCTACCTGCCCACCAAAATGTGCCACATCCGGGAACCTGATATGCAGAGACAACAGGTCCCCCCTACCTACAGCCCAGTGATACCCCCCAGAGTGGTGGGCAGACAGTCCCCTCACCTGAGGGACAGAGACCCATCTCCGGTGCGCTACGACAACCTCTCCCAGACCATCATGGCATCCATCCAGGAGCgaaaggagaaggaggagagggagaagcGGCAGATGCATCACGGGCGCTCCCAGACCCATATTTATGCCCAGGACTCTGGTGTGTTTGATGGGGGTTATGGCCTGCCTGCCAATGCTTGCTACCCAGATGGGCCTCGTGGCCCCGGGTCAAGAGGCCCAACACCTCCAGCCTATGGAGGCTCCAGGGACAACCTAATGGGGATTGGACTGATGAGCTATGGTCAAAGAACCCCAGTGCTGCGTCATGCTGGCTCTACACTGGGCCGTGCACCTAGGACTTCATCAACCTCCCTGCACACAGATCAAAGCAGCATCAACAGCAGCCAGAGCAGAACCACAGGCCCAGAGGGCCCCTATCGCTCCCCGGTCCACCAGCCCCATTCCCCCGCTATGCCCCGTTCCCCTTCTTACTCCCGCCAGAAACTCTCCTACATCAGTGCACACGAGAGGACAGACTCACCTCGTCTAGGGGGCCCAAGGTATGAATCCTAATGTAACTCCTGGGGTACTGCATGCATTGTACAGAGCCAGGGTCTGGAGGTCACTGAATGTATTTTCGATGGAAACgctgctccctctgctggaCACAACCAGCAATACATAGGGCACTAGGGTACTGCTAATCGAGGCAACATGTAGCAGTTGTGTcatgtatattttttgttttgtcccaCGTTCTGCTCATTTATTCATAAGTTCCGTCTGGTGTGTGAAGTCGTACACAttctgttttgatttgtttgtttgcctttctagtagaagttaaaaaaaacaaaaaattttgtattatttcaaaaaaaatctgttgaaTAAAACTGTGTGACAactcatttctttttcattttgcatgCTCTTTACTGACTCCACTAACATTTTCAAGCCTTTTACTTTACTAACAAGTAAACACTTGACTAATCATCCATGTCgctgtcttgtttttttgggtgggtgggtgggttctGACTGACATATAAAATTGTGTTGCTGTTCCAACTGATATGCATGTTTTCACATCCCTTagtgtttgatttgtttgttgAATTATTTCTTATTCTTCTCTTTCCACTCAGAGAGGCCATGAAAGTTAATGGGCAGATGGACTGCCACCCGAGTGCCCAGGGTGCCGCCCTCAGTCCCAGTCGCCACAGTAACGTCAAAAAGGTGACAGGCGTAGGAGGCACCACATATGAGATATCAGTGTGAGCAGGGACACCGCATCCACCAATGACCCACAGTGGACGCTCTGCCACAGAGAGATTCTCCTCTGTTATTTTAATAAGATAACAGGCAGTCAGGGGTGCATAGTACCCCCCTGTTTTGAATTTACTCTTCAAAATCAGAGGATCTCTTTGCTCTTTTGAGGGTCTTGTTTAGCTATATGcccatgtgtgtttgtgccagaGGGGTGGGTTGTCGGTTGTTAACGTTGCAGGCTGTACTGTGCGTGTGCAGAGTGTTTGTCGTTAATATTTTGTAGTCCATCGTCGTGGTCGTGAGAGTGGACCGTCCAGCGAGATCGTCAATGTTTTTACCGTCGTCTCTCATCTGTGTTTATGAAGCGTTTGTTGTTCCAAATGTTACACGCAAACTTTCGCTCCAGCAAACGCTGAGGGCTGAACAGAAACACTACAGATCGATTAAACACTTGACTTGCTACGGATTTCTGCAAGAAGACTCTTTTCAGCTGACCTCAAAAAGTCAAGGTGCTTCACATTAACTTGCACTGTTCATACCATGTCTGGTGGAGATGTGATGGAGGTTTATGTGGAGACAATATGTGCAAgggcagtttaaaaaaaaaaaaaaaaaaaaaaaaaaaaaaagcaacacaagtGAGATGAGAAACTGGAGATGGTGACAAGGAAAGAGCTCTGCAGAACAGGTGCGGGTGTTCCTCAACTCTGACATGGTTATTTGATTGGGCAAAGACTGTATATAGAAGATGTTCTTAACCACAATACAATGACATCACCCATTTGTTTGGAGATTCCTGTTTTGAAGGACTAACTTTAGAATTtagttgagtttttttttttttttaaacacatttgaaaCAGAGGGCACAGCTGATCAGTTAACATTAGTTAGCATCTTCGATCAGCAGATTGCATCTGTTTTATACTGTGACATCAACTGAATGCTAATTTTAGCCTGTGAAAATCAGGCTTAAAACAAACTGTACTTactttaaaaatcaaacagaaCAGCTGACTCATTAGTTGTCCGACTAGTACTGGTTTAGTATGCTAGAGAAAGTGAAGGGTGGAACAGAGGGCACTGCACATCCCAGTGTATCCCCTGCCTGACCGTCTCCTTTTGTTATAAATGGGACCATATTTTACTAAATTAACACCAtggagtattaaaaaaaaacaacataaaaacaactTGATTCTAGCTACTGATACCATGAACTCATTtggaaaatgcattaaaaatcaAGTGAGATGTAagattactttttcttttttagaattccgtaagacttttttttgtgtAACCAGAAGTGTTGTCCCCTGCTGGCTATTACAacaaatgcaggtttaaggcactaaCGAACTGGTTTCACTTTCAGAGGATCCATCCATCCTTAAAGCGTGTGGTAAGGGGTTGAGGAACACCCACTGTTCTACAGAGTACCTAACTTTTACTTTAGTTTTGGGTGGTTGCATTCCAAATTTAATGAAAAAGTCTCGCTTTTAATGAACACACTTTATTTTTCTAAAGAATTTTCTCAAGAGCTGATGCATCCAGAGATGCAGGTTGACGTTAAATTTAATATTATAAATGTCTCCACTTCCAGTCTGTGGAGCACAGATTTTTAGTGTTACAAAGTAACACAGCCCCGCCCCTTTACCCCCGTAATGAGGATTGAGTATCTAATCAtggctctttttgttttttcagtttgtgaTTTCAGCATCAGCCACATCAAAAGAGCTGGGGTGATTATATTGTGCTCTGAAAGACCAGAATACCTCATCCCAGTGTTTTTCACTGAGTACAGAATGAGTCCACCCTGGAAGCAACCAAATGAAACTTTGTCAAactcaaaaaaaggaaaaatatttaGTCAATAAGCTATGTTTTTGCTATAACTATACATATAGGAAgattaaatgaaacaaatcagtctgttaaaaaaaacaaaaacaaacattggtCACACTTTTTATTAT
This region of Pelmatolapia mariae isolate MD_Pm_ZW linkage group LG12, Pm_UMD_F_2, whole genome shotgun sequence genomic DNA includes:
- the zdhhc8b gene encoding palmitoyltransferase ZDHHC8B, yielding MPNSVGKRFKPTKYIPVSTAATLLVGSTTLFFVFTCPWLTKVISPAVPLYNGLVFLFVLANFSMATFMDPGVYPRADEDEDKEDDFRAPLYKNVEIKGIQVRMKWCATCHFYRPPRCSHCSVCDNCVEDFDHHCPWVNNCIGRRNYRYFFLFLLSLSAHMVGVFCFGLIFVLDHREMLGALHTTVTLVVMCIAGLFFIPVMGLTGFHMVLVARGRTTNEQVTGKFRGGVNPFTKGCCGNVEYVLCSPLAPRYMLDPRKKPHVKIQPPFIRPDLSDRQITIKVSDNGIHSTIISSKSKSSLDGLDDKETQPPLPPKADRYNQLKSQMTSSEESSLSGKTHPSTPAMYKFRPSFGTMPKVHYHTTEEKIVISDDRKPSAILEEGVRGHDYRSEPNLDLPEYANAPLHRTFQSSPLQLDSDPINSRSLSLKQGHGRPEKGQLPALEPRTVTSTPYKSVFSPNNLSNRNGSLSYDSLLNPSISPATASECMAHRGVPSVGFHSPYLPTKMCHIREPDMQRQQVPPTYSPVIPPRVVGRQSPHLRDRDPSPVRYDNLSQTIMASIQERKEKEEREKRQMHHGRSQTHIYAQDSGVFDGGYGLPANACYPDGPRGPGSRGPTPPAYGGSRDNLMGIGLMSYGQRTPVLRHAGSTLGRAPRTSSTSLHTDQSSINSSQSRTTGPEGPYRSPVHQPHSPAMPRSPSYSRQKLSYISAHERTDSPRLGGPREAMKVNGQMDCHPSAQGAALSPSRHSNVKKVTGVGGTTYEISV